One part of the Desulfofundulus luciae genome encodes these proteins:
- a CDS encoding transposase — translation MFRKNDGQLNFFDQEIFSKMIPQDHPLVKIKNNVDLSFVNQEVACHYSPDTGRPCIPPSVLFRILFLEIWANLSDVQVCRELQYNVLYRWFCDLAWSDPVPDPSTLVVFRRRLGEEGFRRLFDRLVEDLQAKGFIKDKLVLVDGTKLVAHAAAKNTLTLVREGRARLLKTLAQKSPEEAKKLSRYAEPLPDREYSSQAELLATEKEVGRELVAALKQHKEEPALKEELAL, via the coding sequence TTGTTTAGGAAAAATGACGGTCAGCTAAACTTTTTCGACCAGGAAATCTTTTCAAAGATGATCCCCCAGGACCATCCCCTGGTGAAGATAAAGAACAACGTGGATCTTTCCTTTGTGAACCAGGAAGTTGCCTGTCACTACTCGCCGGATACAGGCCGCCCCTGCATTCCTCCCTCGGTGCTGTTTCGCATCCTGTTCTTAGAAATCTGGGCCAACTTATCCGATGTGCAGGTGTGCCGGGAGCTACAATATAACGTGCTTTACCGGTGGTTTTGCGACCTGGCCTGGAGTGACCCTGTGCCGGATCCCTCCACACTGGTGGTTTTCCGCCGGCGGCTTGGCGAAGAAGGTTTCCGCCGGCTTTTTGACCGGCTGGTGGAAGACCTCCAGGCAAAAGGGTTTATCAAGGACAAATTGGTGCTGGTGGACGGCACGAAGCTGGTTGCCCATGCAGCGGCCAAGAACACCCTTACGCTGGTGCGGGAGGGCAGAGCACGGCTGCTTAAAACTCTGGCCCAAAAGTCCCCGGAGGAGGCGAAAAAGCTTTCCCGTTATGCCGAACCCCTGCCTGACCGGGAGTATTCTTCCCAGGCTGAGCTCCTGGCGACAGAAAAGGAAGTGGGCCGGGAGCTGGTAGCCGCCCTCAAGCAGCACAAAGAGGAACCTGCACTGAAAGAAGAGCTGGCCCTTTAG